From a region of the Patescibacteria group bacterium genome:
- a CDS encoding PIN domain-containing protein: MIILDSNIWISFLDKNDNQHKKAVKIMEKIDCDIVVPEYVIIEVCTVLLKKTNKKIADGFIEIAFNNQNTKVLFFDEYFFNIFVNNFKSIQNKNLSFIDIALLYLSETYDVITFDKNLEKAMKNKI; encoded by the coding sequence ATGATTATTTTAGATTCAAATATTTGGATATCTTTTTTAGACAAAAATGATAATCAACATAAAAAAGCTGTAAAAATTATGGAAAAAATAGATTGCGATATTGTTGTGCCAGAATATGTGATTATTGAAGTTTGCACTGTTCTATTAAAAAAAACAAATAAAAAAATTGCTGACGGTTTTATTGAAATTGCGTTTAATAACCAAAATACAAAAGTTTTATTTTTTGACGAATATTTTTTTAATATTTTTGTAAATAATTTTAAAAGTATTCAAAATAAAAATTTATCTTTTATTGATATAGCTTTATTATATTTGTCAGAAACTTACGATGTTATCACTTTTGATAAAAATTTAGAAAAAGCAATGAAAAATAAAATATAA